The following are from one region of the Bdellovibrionales bacterium genome:
- a CDS encoding trypsin-like peptidase domain-containing protein, with product MKKLLALFLLFSFSLLTGAAFAPHMKTFAQTSVANAQKPEPVQEERSWLLQDEKNSIDIFNRLADSVVNVNNTTLVRNFFSADVHEVPTGAGSGFVWDQQGHIVTNFHVVQRANKVKVTLKDGRSYDAKVVGKEPRKDIAVLKIDGAKDLPEGFSSQLADSAKIVPGQKTIAIGNPFELSHTLTTGVISATGRSFPSPTGITIRDMIQTDAAINPGNSGGPLIDSRGYLMGMNTAIYSESGNSAGVGFAVPANTIKRVVGQLIKYGKVIQPGLGIIPLPDYYKRYFRYKGLMIAQTRPKGAAQKAGLRGGSVDKRDDVILGDIITHVDGKPIEDLDDLFNLLEDKKVGDKVVVDYLREGRKSKTTVTLEDVEG from the coding sequence ATGAAAAAATTATTAGCACTCTTTTTGTTATTTTCTTTTTCCCTACTGACGGGCGCCGCTTTTGCGCCGCACATGAAAACGTTTGCTCAGACCAGCGTCGCCAACGCGCAAAAGCCTGAGCCTGTCCAAGAGGAAAGAAGCTGGCTTTTACAGGACGAAAAAAACTCCATCGATATCTTTAATCGCCTCGCGGACTCCGTAGTGAATGTGAATAACACCACACTCGTACGTAACTTTTTTTCGGCAGATGTCCACGAAGTTCCTACGGGTGCTGGCTCGGGCTTTGTTTGGGATCAGCAAGGTCATATCGTCACCAACTTCCACGTCGTTCAACGTGCAAATAAAGTAAAGGTCACTCTTAAAGATGGTCGCAGCTACGACGCTAAAGTTGTTGGTAAAGAGCCCCGTAAAGACATCGCGGTTCTAAAAATCGATGGCGCCAAAGACTTACCCGAGGGATTCTCTAGCCAACTGGCAGATTCTGCAAAAATAGTCCCCGGTCAAAAAACAATTGCGATCGGTAACCCCTTTGAATTGTCCCATACATTAACCACTGGAGTGATCTCCGCTACCGGACGATCATTTCCCTCTCCCACGGGGATTACTATTCGCGACATGATCCAAACGGATGCCGCGATCAACCCGGGCAATTCCGGCGGTCCTCTCATCGACAGTCGCGGATACTTGATGGGCATGAACACCGCGATTTATTCGGAAAGTGGAAACTCCGCGGGTGTTGGTTTTGCGGTTCCCGCCAATACGATCAAACGTGTGGTTGGACAATTGATCAAGTACGGAAAAGTGATTCAGCCAGGCTTAGGAATTATTCCGCTCCCCGATTACTACAAAAGATATTTTCGTTACAAAGGGCTTATGATTGCTCAGACCCGACCCAAAGGGGCCGCACAGAAAGCCGGTCTCCGAGGTGGATCCGTTGACAAGAGGGATGACGTCATCCTGGGCGATATCATCACCCATGTGGATGGCAAGCCCATCGAAGATCTCGATGACCTTTTCAATTTGCTCGAAGATAAAAAAGTGGGAGATAAAGTTGTCGTCGATTATCTCCGTGAAGGTCGAAAAAGCAAAACGACTGTAACCCTTGAGGATGTCGAAGGTTAA